The Nitrospira sp. CR1.1 genome has a segment encoding these proteins:
- the carA gene encoding glutamine-hydrolyzing carbamoyl-phosphate synthase small subunit: MKKAILALADGTWFEGRALGAEGETGGEVVFNTAMTGYQEVLTDPSYRGQIVTMTSPQIGNYGVTPEDVESRKIWAEGFVVKESSRLASNWRGKATLQEYLQAANIVAIEGIDTRALTRHLRERGAQPGVISHIDLDPRRVAEKARQAPSIIGRDLAATVTCELPYPWTEGTGDWAPKITMPEQGAAQATKKTWRVVAYDFGVKQNILRRLVDVGCEVTVVPASTPAKEVLALKPQGLFLSNGPGDPEGVPYAMTALRELIGRVPIFGICLGHQLLGLALGFSTYKLKFGHHGANHPVIDLRTRKVEITSQNHNFAVRFPGRTPATGQDLPVVDTPFGRVQLTHTSLNDGSVEGMRCLDRPVFSVQYHPEASPGPHDSAYLFEQFVTLMETHHA; the protein is encoded by the coding sequence GTGAAGAAAGCGATTCTTGCGCTCGCCGATGGAACCTGGTTCGAAGGACGAGCTTTGGGCGCGGAAGGGGAGACCGGCGGTGAAGTCGTGTTCAACACGGCCATGACCGGCTATCAGGAAGTGCTGACCGATCCCTCGTATCGCGGGCAAATCGTCACCATGACCTCTCCACAGATCGGCAACTATGGCGTCACACCGGAGGACGTCGAATCAAGGAAAATCTGGGCCGAAGGGTTCGTCGTCAAGGAGTCCAGCCGTCTGGCGAGTAACTGGCGCGGCAAGGCGACGCTGCAAGAGTATCTGCAGGCGGCGAATATCGTGGCGATAGAGGGCATCGATACCAGAGCTCTCACCAGGCACTTGCGCGAACGGGGCGCCCAACCGGGAGTCATTTCCCACATCGATCTCGACCCCCGCCGCGTGGCGGAAAAAGCCCGGCAGGCGCCGAGCATCATCGGGCGTGATCTGGCAGCGACCGTCACCTGCGAACTTCCTTATCCCTGGACGGAAGGAACGGGTGATTGGGCGCCGAAGATCACGATGCCGGAACAGGGCGCCGCACAGGCCACAAAAAAAACCTGGCGCGTCGTCGCCTACGATTTCGGCGTCAAACAGAATATTCTCCGGCGGCTGGTCGATGTCGGCTGCGAGGTCACCGTGGTGCCGGCCTCGACTCCGGCGAAGGAGGTGTTGGCCCTGAAGCCGCAAGGGTTGTTCCTCTCGAATGGTCCCGGTGACCCGGAAGGTGTGCCCTACGCCATGACGGCGCTCCGTGAGCTCATCGGCCGCGTGCCGATTTTCGGCATCTGCCTGGGGCACCAATTGCTGGGGCTCGCGCTGGGATTTTCCACCTACAAACTGAAGTTCGGTCATCATGGCGCCAATCATCCGGTCATCGATTTGCGCACGAGAAAAGTGGAAATCACGTCTCAGAATCACAACTTTGCCGTGCGGTTCCCCGGTAGGACACCGGCCACCGGACAGGACCTGCCCGTCGTGGACACGCCGTTCGGGCGCGTGCAATTGACGCACACCAGCCTGAACGACGGATCGGTCGAAGGCATGCGCTGCCTGGATCGCCCCGTCTTTTCGGTGCAATACCATCCCGAAGCGTCTCCTGGCCCACATGATTCCGCCTACCTATTTGAACAATTTGTCACATTGATGGAGACACACCATGCGTAG
- a CDS encoding amidohydrolase family protein produces the protein MMILIKGGHVIDPGRVNGVADVLIENGKISAVGQTLAAPAGATVIQAAGQLVLPGFVDLHVHFREPGFEYKETIQSGTEAAVAGGFTTVCAMPNTNPVNDNQAVTEFMLERAKAAGNANLYPIGAITKRSEGKELAEIGDLRRAGCVAISDDGKPVMNSLVMRRAMEYARAFDVPVVDHCEDLHLSEGGCMNEGVISTELGLPGIPSAAEDVMVARNVSLAELTGARLHLAHISTAGSVRMVREAKARGLKVTAEACPHHFTLTEETTRGYNTHAKMNPPLRTSQDVQAIKEGLRDGTIDVIATDHAPHATQEKQQEFTEAPFGIVGLETALPLTLALVEEGVLTLESAVDKLATAPAKAFSLNAGTLAAGAPADVAIVDPTLEWEVDPARFRSKSRNTPFAGWKVKGRVTTTIVSGRVVYELDRPGRPA, from the coding sequence ATTATGATCTTGATCAAGGGCGGTCACGTCATCGATCCCGGACGCGTCAACGGCGTCGCGGATGTTCTCATTGAAAACGGGAAGATTTCAGCCGTGGGGCAAACCCTCGCCGCACCGGCCGGCGCGACAGTGATTCAGGCCGCCGGACAGTTGGTGCTCCCTGGCTTCGTGGATCTCCATGTGCACTTCCGCGAACCGGGCTTTGAGTACAAGGAAACGATTCAGTCGGGAACGGAAGCGGCCGTCGCGGGGGGCTTCACCACCGTCTGCGCCATGCCCAACACCAATCCCGTGAACGACAACCAGGCAGTCACCGAATTCATGCTCGAACGGGCGAAGGCGGCGGGCAACGCCAACCTCTACCCGATCGGCGCCATCACGAAACGATCTGAAGGCAAGGAATTGGCCGAGATCGGCGACCTGCGTCGCGCCGGATGCGTCGCGATTTCCGACGATGGGAAGCCGGTGATGAACAGTCTCGTGATGCGACGCGCCATGGAATACGCGCGAGCCTTCGACGTGCCGGTTGTCGATCACTGCGAGGATTTGCATCTCTCCGAAGGCGGATGCATGAATGAAGGGGTGATCTCGACCGAACTCGGATTGCCGGGCATTCCTTCGGCCGCGGAGGATGTGATGGTGGCGCGCAACGTCTCCCTGGCCGAACTGACCGGAGCACGTCTGCATCTGGCGCACATCAGCACCGCCGGCTCGGTCCGCATGGTGCGCGAAGCCAAGGCGCGCGGCCTCAAGGTCACGGCGGAAGCCTGTCCACATCACTTTACCCTCACGGAGGAAACCACGCGCGGCTACAATACGCACGCCAAAATGAATCCTCCGTTGAGGACCAGTCAGGATGTGCAGGCGATCAAGGAGGGATTGCGCGACGGCACGATCGACGTGATTGCGACCGACCATGCGCCGCATGCGACGCAGGAGAAACAACAGGAATTCACCGAAGCCCCGTTCGGCATCGTGGGCCTGGAAACGGCCTTGCCGCTGACCCTGGCGTTGGTCGAAGAAGGCGTGCTCACGCTGGAATCGGCGGTCGATAAGCTTGCGACGGCGCCGGCAAAGGCCTTTAGCCTCAACGCCGGCACCCTGGCCGCCGGCGCTCCGGCCGACGTGGCTATCGTCGATCCCACGCTTGAGTGGGAAGTGGATCCGGCGCGGTTCCGTTCTAAGAGCCGGAACACGCCGTTCGCCGGGTGGAAGGTCAAAGGGCGCGTCACCACGACGATCGTCTCCGGGCGGGTCGTCTACGAACTCGACCGCCCCGGGCGGCCGGCGTAG
- a CDS encoding transporter substrate-binding domain-containing protein, translated as MGIPDRCAILNKSSWCRRGWPALFCLLLSGCGLLIDAVERVWPVTGSKVDIICERGRVQVGLAMEPFRPFVFPTIWTDEGARVTGLDVELTRAMTDELSRRCGQPVIPVLHLVRFRDLFRLLNEGHLDWFVSAVATNTPAPSRAGVAYSLPYFYGGGISGITTSAAVLERVRVNVQEQARHPAADRLAATSHALDGLTIAVQDETSAYYYAEANGGANRLIVCDSLPAAFEYADGQTEPRIDIILGAQPVLEYMVKRVRKDWSLLTHESGRPLFLTKADYGVVVAEESYRLRWLVNDLLLKLDESGRLGEMRTRWLEEEYAFPRRASLEGLPFDVEKMAAHYIQGACRSRSGS; from the coding sequence ATGGGTATTCCTGACAGGTGTGCGATTTTAAACAAGTCGTCCTGGTGCAGGAGGGGCTGGCCGGCCCTGTTTTGCCTGCTGCTGTCCGGCTGCGGGCTGCTCATCGATGCGGTTGAACGGGTCTGGCCGGTCACGGGCAGCAAAGTCGATATCATCTGCGAGCGCGGGCGTGTCCAGGTCGGCCTGGCGATGGAGCCGTTCCGGCCCTTCGTCTTTCCAACGATCTGGACGGACGAAGGAGCTCGCGTAACGGGGCTCGATGTCGAACTGACCCGGGCCATGACCGACGAACTCTCGCGGCGGTGCGGACAACCGGTGATCCCCGTCTTGCATCTCGTGCGCTTCAGGGACCTGTTCCGGCTCTTGAATGAGGGGCATTTGGATTGGTTTGTGTCGGCCGTGGCGACGAATACTCCCGCCCCTTCCCGCGCCGGAGTCGCCTATTCCCTCCCGTATTTTTACGGCGGCGGCATCAGCGGGATTACCACCAGTGCGGCGGTGCTGGAGCGGGTGCGGGTGAATGTTCAGGAACAGGCGAGGCATCCCGCGGCCGACCGGCTGGCGGCTACGAGCCATGCGTTGGACGGGCTCACGATTGCGGTACAGGATGAAACCAGCGCGTATTACTATGCCGAGGCGAACGGGGGCGCCAACCGGCTGATCGTGTGCGATTCCCTGCCCGCGGCGTTCGAATATGCCGATGGGCAGACCGAGCCGCGCATCGACATCATTCTCGGCGCCCAACCGGTGCTGGAGTATATGGTGAAACGTGTTCGCAAGGACTGGTCTCTCCTGACCCATGAAAGCGGCCGACCCTTGTTTCTGACTAAAGCTGACTATGGGGTCGTTGTAGCGGAAGAAAGTTACCGCCTGCGGTGGCTGGTGAATGATCTACTGTTGAAATTGGACGAGTCAGGCCGTCTGGGCGAGATGCGGACACGCTGGCTTGAAGAGGAGTACGCCTTTCCCCGGCGAGCCTCTCTGGAGGGATTGCCCTTCGATGTGGAAAAAATGGCGGCCCACTATATCCAGGGCGCTTGCCGCAGCAGGTCCGGGTCATGA
- a CDS encoding transketolase, whose amino-acid sequence MTSSSGSTATPDLLTALANKATTLRIDSVKATSEAGSGHPSSCCSAADIVAVLFFSVMRYDPKNPKLPNSDRFVLSKGHAAPLLYAAWAEAGLFPKAELLKLRTLGSDLEGHPTPRLSFVDMATGSLGQGLPAGVGLAFNAKAIDKTDYRTYVLMGDGESVEGSVWEAADVARQTGLDNLCAIVDVNRLGQSDPTMLQHDMAAYRARWSGFGWHAIVVDGHDIGALVAAFAEAAKTKGRPTVLLAKTFKGRGISFVEDHPDWHGKPLKKGEETQKALDELTRQLKPSSIQPQISLPTAAKTASATKGAMAPAPYKLGDAVAAREAFGAALLALGEANSQVVALDADVKNSTYSDKFGKRFPDRFLENFIAEQTMLGAAAGIAACGKIPFVATFAAFFTRAYDFIRMAAISQSNIKLVGTHVGVSIGEDGPSQMGLEDLAMMSTQPGVTVLYPSDGQSMYKLMESAAAHQGMVYLRAGRPKTPVIYGGDETFRIGGSKVLRQSAADQLTIVAAGVTLFEALKAHDQLKAAGIATRVVDLYSIVPVDQAALIDCARATGGRFLTVEDHYAHGGIGDAVLSALASEGVTVRKLAIREIPRSGKPDELVDHFGIGVRSIVEAAKDIAKAAHR is encoded by the coding sequence ATGACTTCCTCTTCTGGTTCCACCGCAACCCCTGATCTGTTGACCGCCCTGGCCAATAAAGCGACCACCCTTCGCATCGACAGCGTGAAGGCGACGAGCGAAGCCGGGAGCGGCCATCCCTCCAGCTGTTGCTCTGCCGCGGACATTGTTGCGGTGTTGTTTTTCTCCGTCATGCGGTATGACCCCAAGAATCCGAAGTTGCCGAACAGCGACCGGTTTGTCCTCTCCAAGGGCCATGCGGCGCCCCTGCTGTATGCGGCCTGGGCGGAAGCGGGTTTGTTTCCCAAGGCGGAATTGCTGAAGTTGCGCACGCTCGGCTCCGATCTCGAAGGTCATCCGACTCCCCGCCTCTCCTTCGTGGACATGGCGACCGGGTCGTTGGGCCAGGGGCTGCCGGCCGGTGTCGGTCTCGCGTTCAATGCGAAGGCGATCGATAAGACCGACTACCGCACCTATGTCTTGATGGGCGACGGCGAATCCGTCGAGGGGTCGGTCTGGGAAGCGGCAGATGTGGCCCGGCAAACGGGGCTGGATAATCTCTGCGCGATCGTGGACGTGAACCGTTTGGGCCAAAGCGATCCGACGATGCTGCAGCATGATATGGCGGCCTACCGCGCTCGTTGGAGCGGGTTCGGCTGGCATGCCATCGTGGTGGACGGTCACGATATCGGCGCCCTGGTGGCGGCGTTCGCAGAGGCCGCCAAAACCAAGGGGCGGCCGACGGTGCTGCTGGCGAAGACCTTCAAGGGGCGCGGCATTTCCTTTGTGGAAGATCATCCGGACTGGCATGGGAAACCCCTGAAGAAGGGCGAAGAAACTCAAAAGGCGCTGGACGAATTGACGCGTCAGTTGAAACCCAGCTCGATCCAGCCTCAGATTTCGTTGCCGACCGCGGCCAAAACGGCTTCCGCGACCAAGGGAGCGATGGCTCCTGCTCCGTACAAGCTGGGTGATGCGGTGGCGGCGCGGGAAGCATTCGGCGCCGCGCTTCTGGCGCTGGGGGAGGCAAATTCGCAGGTGGTTGCCCTCGACGCGGACGTGAAGAACTCCACCTATAGCGACAAATTCGGCAAGCGGTTTCCGGACCGGTTCCTCGAAAATTTTATCGCCGAACAGACGATGTTGGGCGCTGCGGCCGGCATTGCCGCCTGCGGCAAGATTCCCTTCGTCGCGACCTTCGCCGCATTTTTCACGCGGGCCTATGATTTTATTCGCATGGCGGCGATCAGCCAGTCGAACATTAAACTGGTGGGGACTCATGTCGGTGTCAGTATCGGCGAGGATGGCCCGTCGCAGATGGGGCTCGAAGATCTGGCCATGATGTCGACCCAGCCCGGCGTGACCGTGCTCTACCCGTCCGACGGCCAGTCGATGTACAAATTAATGGAGTCGGCCGCGGCCCATCAGGGCATGGTGTATCTGCGCGCCGGTCGTCCCAAAACTCCGGTGATCTATGGCGGGGATGAGACGTTCCGAATCGGCGGATCCAAAGTCCTTCGGCAGAGTGCCGCCGATCAGCTCACGATTGTCGCCGCGGGTGTCACGCTCTTCGAAGCCCTCAAGGCCCACGACCAGCTGAAGGCGGCCGGCATTGCCACCCGCGTGGTGGATTTGTACAGTATCGTGCCCGTCGATCAGGCCGCCTTGATCGACTGCGCGCGGGCTACGGGTGGCCGCTTCCTGACCGTCGAGGATCATTATGCGCACGGCGGCATCGGCGACGCTGTGTTGAGCGCATTGGCGTCCGAGGGCGTGACGGTTCGCAAGTTGGCCATCCGGGAGATTCCGCGCAGCGGAAAACCGGATGAGCTCGTGGATCATTTCGGAATTGGAGTGCGTTCGATTGTCGAAGCAGCCAAAGACATCGCCAAAGCCGCCCACCGCTGA
- the sppA gene encoding signal peptide peptidase SppA yields MRRSLSDIDRSAAANDLRPSASFSALKNPQCNSANTLPVFSGLRPRTWPQLLRLATKRNVGQAPGVWQLSTGLVVLALALMQAACVTINLPPGPGALEEHKVSGTGKDKVLMIDVSGVISSENKDGFYSSPGMLATVKEELERAAKDERVKAIVLRINSPGGTVTASDIIYHELKHFKTSRKIPIVASIMDVGASGGYYIAAAADAVLAHPSSVTGSIGVIMLTVNARGLLEKVGVETNAVTSGPRKDMGSPFRAMLPEERAIFQGVIDGFYQRFLQVVQEGRPGLTGETIKKLADGRIYSGDQAKSSGLVDEIGYLDDAIELAKKKAGLLEAKVVTYRRPGEYQNNVYSRLVAPAPSLASLANVDLLSVVRGGSPQFMYLWMP; encoded by the coding sequence ATGCGTAGGAGCCTGTCCGACATTGACCGCTCTGCTGCGGCGAATGACCTGCGACCATCTGCGTCGTTCTCGGCCCTCAAAAATCCTCAATGTAATTCTGCGAATACACTTCCGGTTTTTTCCGGCCTGCGGCCTCGCACCTGGCCGCAGCTCCTTCGCCTCGCTACGAAGCGCAACGTCGGTCAGGCTCCCGGCGTCTGGCAGCTCTCGACCGGTCTTGTGGTGCTGGCCCTGGCGCTGATGCAAGCCGCCTGCGTCACGATCAATCTCCCGCCGGGTCCCGGCGCCCTGGAAGAACACAAAGTCAGCGGCACCGGCAAGGACAAGGTCCTGATGATCGATGTGTCTGGCGTGATCAGCTCAGAAAACAAGGACGGATTCTATTCCTCGCCAGGCATGCTGGCTACCGTGAAGGAAGAATTGGAACGTGCCGCCAAAGACGAACGCGTCAAAGCGATCGTGCTCCGGATCAATAGCCCGGGAGGGACCGTCACGGCATCCGACATCATTTATCACGAACTCAAACACTTCAAGACCAGCCGGAAAATTCCGATCGTCGCGTCCATCATGGATGTGGGCGCCTCCGGCGGCTACTACATTGCGGCCGCCGCCGATGCCGTGCTGGCCCATCCCTCATCGGTCACCGGCAGCATCGGCGTCATTATGCTGACCGTGAATGCCAGGGGATTGCTCGAGAAAGTCGGCGTGGAAACCAATGCCGTCACCTCCGGTCCACGCAAAGATATGGGCTCCCCGTTCCGGGCGATGCTGCCGGAAGAACGCGCGATTTTCCAAGGCGTGATCGATGGCTTTTACCAGCGATTTCTCCAGGTCGTGCAGGAAGGACGCCCGGGGTTGACCGGCGAAACCATCAAGAAGCTGGCCGACGGCCGGATTTATTCCGGCGACCAGGCCAAATCCTCGGGGCTGGTCGACGAGATCGGATACCTCGACGATGCGATTGAGCTGGCCAAGAAAAAAGCCGGATTGCTGGAGGCGAAGGTCGTGACCTATCGCCGGCCCGGCGAATATCAGAACAATGTGTATTCGCGGCTGGTTGCCCCGGCGCCCAGCCTTGCCAGTCTGGCGAACGTGGATCTGCTGTCGGTCGTGCGAGGCGGATCGCCGCAATTCATGTATCTGTGGATGCCTTGA
- the pyrR gene encoding bifunctional pyr operon transcriptional regulator/uracil phosphoribosyltransferase PyrR, producing MTTEPTTGNRQEHVVMDAGDIARAVTRIAHEILERNKGIHDLALVGIRTGGVHLAHRLVRRIHDIEGTQIPIGELDITLYRDDLSLRKDQPILRTTSVPFKISDLKVVLVDDVLFTGRTIRAAMDGLIDLGRPAEIQLAVLVDRGHRQLPIKANYIGKNIPTSRDEAIEVHLEENGEEDRVVILRA from the coding sequence ATGACGACAGAACCGACAACAGGCAACCGGCAGGAGCACGTCGTGATGGACGCGGGTGATATCGCCCGCGCCGTGACTCGCATCGCCCATGAAATCCTGGAACGGAATAAAGGGATTCACGACCTCGCATTGGTCGGCATCCGGACAGGAGGGGTCCATCTGGCCCATCGACTCGTGCGCCGCATCCATGACATTGAAGGCACGCAGATTCCGATCGGCGAACTGGATATTACGCTCTATCGGGACGACCTCTCGCTGCGCAAGGATCAACCGATCCTCCGCACCACTTCCGTGCCGTTCAAAATATCCGACCTGAAGGTGGTGCTCGTCGACGATGTGCTGTTTACCGGCCGGACCATCCGCGCCGCCATGGACGGATTGATCGATCTGGGGCGGCCGGCGGAAATTCAATTGGCGGTGCTGGTCGATCGCGGCCACCGGCAGCTACCGATCAAAGCCAACTACATCGGAAAAAATATTCCCACCTCGCGCGACGAGGCCATTGAGGTCCATCTCGAAGAAAACGGGGAAGAGGACCGCGTGGTCATCCTCAGGGCGTAA
- a CDS encoding aspartate carbamoyltransferase catalytic subunit — protein MGLKRKDLLSLSTLSATDIALILDTADSFKEVSGREIKKVPALRGKTVVNLFFEPSTRTRTSFELAAKRLSADVINFSPSSSSVVKGETLLDTARNIEAMQADIIVLRHSSAGAAETLARGVKSSVINAGDGWHEHPTQALLDLYTIRSRGMGFAGLKVAIVGDVAHSRVARSNIFALTKLGAEVRVVGPPTMIPLHINQLGAQVYYNLDEALRGVHVIMMLRLQLERQGRALFPTIREYARQYGLTNERVKLAEPGAIVMHPGPINRGVEIAPDVADSLSSVILDQVANGVAVRMGILYLMSGANA, from the coding sequence GTGGGGCTCAAACGAAAAGACCTGCTCAGCCTGAGCACCCTGTCGGCTACCGACATCGCCTTGATCCTGGACACCGCGGATTCCTTCAAAGAAGTCTCCGGCCGGGAAATCAAGAAGGTGCCGGCCCTGCGGGGCAAGACCGTGGTGAATCTCTTCTTCGAGCCGAGCACAAGAACCCGAACGTCCTTTGAGTTGGCCGCCAAACGGCTGAGCGCCGATGTCATCAACTTTTCGCCCTCGTCCAGCAGCGTGGTCAAAGGCGAAACGCTTCTGGACACCGCGCGGAATATTGAAGCCATGCAGGCGGATATCATTGTGTTGCGACATTCTTCCGCAGGCGCGGCGGAGACCCTGGCGCGGGGGGTGAAGTCTTCGGTCATCAATGCCGGCGACGGGTGGCACGAACATCCGACGCAGGCCTTGCTCGACCTCTATACCATCCGCAGCCGGGGCATGGGGTTCGCCGGACTCAAGGTGGCAATTGTCGGCGACGTCGCGCACAGCCGCGTCGCCCGCTCCAATATTTTCGCCCTCACCAAACTTGGAGCCGAGGTGCGGGTCGTGGGGCCGCCGACGATGATTCCCTTGCACATCAACCAACTCGGCGCGCAGGTGTACTACAACCTGGATGAAGCGCTGCGTGGTGTGCATGTCATCATGATGCTGCGACTGCAACTCGAGCGGCAGGGTCGCGCCTTGTTTCCGACCATTCGCGAATATGCGCGGCAGTATGGACTGACCAACGAGCGGGTGAAACTCGCCGAACCGGGCGCCATCGTCATGCATCCCGGTCCCATTAACCGGGGCGTCGAAATCGCGCCCGACGTGGCAGACAGTCTGTCGTCCGTCATTCTCGATCAAGTGGCCAACGGCGTGGCGGTGCGTATGGGGATTTTGTACCTCATGTCGGGAGCCAATGCCTAG
- a CDS encoding DUF4149 domain-containing protein, translating into MRQGLIACVTCEMLALAVWIGGLLVLVAAVIPAVFNTFGGQDTGGFFLTRAFDGYNRLVLGAAAILIAGILWRAWLYQQGLADEAITRTEWLLLGAMLLTAGVITFVLHPQAAALQAQAFASKGEEARKAAFEAFFQLHKPVRVLYILNVGLGIALVTLRVRSWIRVKE; encoded by the coding sequence GTGCGGCAAGGATTAATCGCCTGTGTCACCTGCGAGATGTTGGCCCTGGCCGTCTGGATCGGCGGGCTTCTGGTGCTCGTGGCAGCCGTGATTCCCGCCGTGTTCAACACTTTCGGCGGGCAGGATACGGGCGGGTTTTTTTTGACTCGCGCGTTCGACGGGTACAATCGGCTGGTGCTCGGCGCAGCGGCGATCCTGATCGCCGGCATCCTCTGGCGCGCCTGGCTGTATCAACAAGGACTGGCGGATGAGGCCATCACTAGAACCGAATGGTTGCTGCTCGGCGCGATGCTGCTCACCGCCGGTGTGATCACATTTGTGCTGCACCCTCAGGCGGCCGCCTTGCAAGCGCAGGCCTTTGCCTCCAAAGGCGAAGAGGCGAGGAAAGCCGCCTTCGAGGCGTTCTTTCAGCTACATAAACCGGTACGGGTGCTGTATATCCTGAATGTGGGGCTCGGTATCGCGCTGGTGACCCTGCGCGTGCGATCCTGGATCCGAGTGAAGGAGTGA
- a CDS encoding cyclic nucleotide-binding domain-containing protein, with protein MSSWIISELECVRLSKQPKTSPKPPTAERSGPDAPAALTQIPLLQILSAQDRQKVLGEMTETRYGKGEYIFREGDPTEYFHIVKEGSVKCVKSSLDGKECTLKVLMPGDLFCCDAATFDGAYHPGTAQPMGDVSVLRMKKEAYFKMLRANPDAAMEVIRYLGNRLNEAQEKAKVLALDRADQRLASLLANLAERSGIKEPNGIRVTVRLTRQDMANMVGVTTETAIRIMARFKKDRLVSGTAARLVIRDLPRLRLLAST; from the coding sequence ATGAGCTCGTGGATCATTTCGGAATTGGAGTGCGTTCGATTGTCGAAGCAGCCAAAGACATCGCCAAAGCCGCCCACCGCTGAACGGTCCGGCCCCGACGCGCCTGCCGCGTTGACTCAGATTCCTCTGCTCCAGATTCTCAGCGCCCAGGATCGCCAGAAGGTCCTGGGCGAGATGACCGAAACCCGCTACGGCAAGGGCGAGTATATCTTCCGCGAGGGCGATCCGACGGAATACTTCCACATCGTCAAGGAAGGATCGGTCAAGTGCGTCAAGTCGTCGCTCGACGGAAAGGAGTGCACGCTCAAAGTCCTGATGCCGGGTGATTTGTTCTGCTGCGACGCGGCGACGTTCGACGGAGCCTATCATCCGGGGACCGCCCAGCCCATGGGCGATGTCAGTGTGCTCCGCATGAAAAAAGAGGCCTACTTCAAGATGCTGCGGGCGAATCCCGATGCCGCGATGGAAGTTATCCGGTATCTGGGAAACCGGCTCAACGAAGCCCAAGAAAAGGCCAAGGTGCTCGCCCTTGACCGGGCCGATCAACGATTAGCCTCCTTGTTGGCGAACCTGGCCGAACGCAGCGGCATCAAGGAGCCGAACGGGATTCGGGTGACCGTTCGGCTGACGCGTCAGGATATGGCGAACATGGTGGGCGTGACCACCGAAACCGCGATCCGGATCATGGCGCGGTTTAAGAAAGACCGGTTGGTGTCCGGAACGGCTGCCCGCCTCGTCATCCGGGATCTTCCCAGGCTCAGACTCCTCGCCTCCACGTAA
- a CDS encoding multicopper oxidase domain-containing protein: MKAALRMGMALGLVAGMALSAQAKTHDIQMTAVETDIVIDGGGEKYAAWTFNGQFPGPVVRVTEGDTINFTLTNPETNKNPHAMDFHAAEIDFLKNYRAINAGETISFTFTAKKPGVFFYHCGAPPMIQHVARGMFGAIIVDPKDATVWPKADREYVLVQSEFYKNPNDVQAMFDRKYDGMLFNGGIFKYHPFVTGGGKLDAKPGERVRIYFVNAGPNEFSSFHPIGEIWDNVYESGNPANNLKGVQTYVVGPGSAATFDVVVESAGAYPLVTHSLTGALRGAIAVLLAGPDAKPAPLMPMVPWELPAK, from the coding sequence ATGAAGGCGGCATTGCGCATGGGCATGGCCCTGGGGTTAGTGGCAGGGATGGCGCTTTCGGCTCAGGCGAAGACCCACGATATCCAGATGACCGCGGTGGAGACGGATATCGTCATCGACGGCGGCGGCGAAAAATATGCCGCCTGGACGTTCAACGGGCAGTTCCCCGGCCCAGTCGTGCGGGTGACGGAAGGCGATACCATCAATTTCACATTGACCAATCCGGAGACCAACAAGAATCCGCATGCCATGGATTTCCATGCGGCGGAAATCGATTTCCTGAAAAACTATCGAGCGATCAATGCCGGTGAAACCATCAGCTTCACGTTCACGGCGAAGAAGCCGGGCGTGTTCTTCTATCACTGCGGGGCTCCGCCCATGATCCAACACGTCGCGCGCGGCATGTTCGGGGCGATCATTGTGGATCCGAAAGATGCCACAGTGTGGCCGAAGGCGGATCGGGAATATGTGTTGGTGCAGTCGGAGTTCTACAAAAATCCGAATGACGTCCAGGCGATGTTCGACCGCAAGTACGACGGCATGCTGTTCAACGGCGGTATCTTCAAGTATCACCCGTTCGTCACCGGTGGAGGAAAACTGGATGCCAAGCCGGGAGAGCGTGTGCGCATTTATTTCGTCAACGCCGGCCCGAACGAGTTTTCCTCGTTCCATCCGATCGGTGAGATTTGGGACAACGTGTACGAGAGCGGTAATCCCGCCAATAATCTGAAAGGCGTGCAAACGTACGTGGTGGGACCGGGTAGCGCGGCCACCTTTGATGTCGTGGTGGAATCCGCCGGGGCCTATCCGCTCGTCACACATTCTTTGACGGGTGCGTTGCGCGGCGCGATTGCGGTGTTGCTGGCGGGGCCGGATGCGAAACCGGCGCCGTTAATGCCGATGGTGCCGTGGGAATTGCCGGCCAAGTAA